The sequence CACTGGCGCCAATGGGCAAGGTGTTGAGGTGTGAAAGGCAACGTCGGAGGCTAGCAACCGTCAGCGACGCGATGCCCGTCCAGGTTGCCTACCACTTGCAGGCCGGACGCTCCTTTGCTGGCAAAAGGGACAATAGGCAGCCTGGCTTGGACCTGCTGTGGCAGCCTGAGCTGGATCTCGCCGTGGACCAGACCAGGTCTGAGGAGCTGAACGAAAAATATACTTGCACCATGTGTGATGTGAACCCGGGTCTACCGCATGTCACTCCAGCGCTAATCCATTACACTACAGCGGTTTCTTATAGGCAATGTAAACCAAAGAGTTTGTTAATCGCAACAGGAATATGTTTCAAACAGTGACTTACTCCCTCTCGAGAGCAGAGGCCCTACTTCAGCAACAATCCCAACAGATTCTGAAAATACTCACGTCACACTTCAGCTTACCGTCTTCAGGAAGCAAAAAGAGAAAGTGCCGGCGTGCATGCACCTGTATATGAAGACTGAGGCTGATTGCACGCACGTAGCGGGGAGTGGTTAATTAGTGCTATTCTGTCTCCTAACAGCTCACCCTCTCGGAGAGGATGACCCATACTGTGGTGTGTTGACCAATATGAAATAGAACATAATTTCTTTAAATGGGACAGACAGATAAAAATAGCATACAGCTCTGAAACACAACTGGGATGTAGACTAAATGGTAATGTAATTGGTTAATAGGATAATGACATTTGTGGGGCATCATAGGCCTCAGCCACCTCAACACAAGCAAAGCAACATCCTAGCCCTTTTGATTGAATGTTGATTGATAGGCAAGGCAACTTTATTAGTAGGCTATAGCACATTCCATTTATAAGGCGATGTACATCATCCGAGAGAACAGCATACAATTAATAATGGCATGAGAGACAATAAAAATCATTTACTAATTACTAATATttcaaaaacataaaacacggGGAAAATCTTACAAATGACatcaaataaaaatgacataaaataaaaatcttaaaaaagatgtaggcctaggcctaattaCAATTGTCATGCAGTAGCGCCTGGTCATCAcgacagacgctcatcagaggaCCGCTGCAGTGGGCTATGTGTCATATGCTAATTGAAATAACAGGAAAATATTCAGTAGGATAAGCATACAGAAATACAAATACATAGGCCTAAGTTCGATTAAATACAACAGAAAAATATCCAACATAAAGTTGTAAAACAGTGAGTGCAAATGATACCACGTCATTCGCTTTGTTGTATCCTTCACTTTCACAACAAAGCTTTTGCATTTGTGATGTAACCTAGGCCTACATAATGAAAAGTGGACGAAGGTGATAACCATCACTGTTTGATGTAACCTAAACCAGTGATATGTGATTTGGTAAGTGATTGGTAGCCTAACTCCAATTCAATCTGTCCTTATAGAGCGGAGTTGTCTCTAACTTCACCAGTTTGGTTATTGTGCCTATCTCGCCTAAATGGCAGAGGCAAAGTCTCCAATACGGTGAGATCTTTGATTTCAAGCTCCTAGCGAAACGTGTGTAAAACCTTAACCTTAATACTTTGAAGTAAAGGCCTACTAAATGGCTTGGACAACTGTAGCAAGATAACATGGTAGCCAGTTAACATGGTCATAATAACGTTAGCTGACTTCTTTTAATCGTACAAGTGAGGTAAATGTCACACTTTGCTGCcagctggttcgtggcgcaagCGGGTTGATGACTGGTTATTATGCAGGTGGTCTCATTTAGTAGGCTAGTGGTTCGATACCCACGTAATGTAATATATTGGGAAGTTTTGGTTTTTTTTGGTGGCATATCTATGGTCCAGTGCATGAAGTCTACTACAGACAATTGttacatttaaatatgtcatgcatatttgtatttgttcgtcTCCAGTTTATATTTGAAAGTGGCAgatctgcaagcggccacatctgtcaaagacacgtcatcaacgcagccagttaacatgggagccagtTGCCATGCAACACCGGTATATGTTAAAAAGAATTATTGTGTTTTAAGGGGGATAATGTTTATTGAAGCATTTGAGAACACATTGGATAAACTTGAAAGCTGACTCCATAGATAAGACTAGCAATTGCATTGTCCATGACCTAGCAGTTCCAAGGcaagcattttaacatttaaagatATGGCAAGCCATTTGCACTggataaacttgaaagcagaggaaAGATTGATTAGGCTACTTACCATTGTGTTTGCATCCATGGAagccgttttaatatttaaagTTATGGCAAGCCATCTGCAATTAGAATTATGCCTAGAAGCAATGAAACTACAGATATTGATAATAAACTAAATATATAGTTCAATTTcctgttcaaatttgtcttatcaatcaAAAACAGCCATTCATGCATTCGACCCTTGGTTTGGGCATTTGattataaaaacaaagtaccgttTTGGTACGGCACCATTTTAAAAGTattgatttagcaccggtatcggataaaccccaaacgatacccaaccctaataacaaataacaaaagcaatgtgttgtccctatggGACACCACGGCAAGAACGGCATTGAACTGCTCCCAGGACAAGTAGTTACTGAAGACCTGCCCATCACCCAGTCGCAGTTCTTGGACCAAACGGTGATAGGCACCCAACTTCTGGCGCAAGTGCGGTCACACCCTAAAAGAGTGTCTTTGGCACTACTGAAGATGGCGCATGTACAGATAAGAAATAGCAATACGGCCCAGTCATGTCTGTGTCACTCTGAATGAGAGCAATGGTGAGGTCAAACCGACCTGTAGGCTGTTTATAGACTATATTATAGGTCACCTGTAGCCTATTTAGAGGCACCTATTATGTAACAATGATCACAgctgtaaagtgtgtgtttgtgttgggtggTCTATCACAATGATAGCAATGAtattttgattttatttgttttgaagGTAATTAGAAGTTATCGAAATGAATATACTTCCATGTCAAATTTTCAGGATATGGTCACTTAATTTCAATATTACACATAGTGGCGATGGTAGCCTTGTGTAGCAGGAACATGCACAGGCTTGTTGAGGGACCATTGCTCTTACCTGAAAAAAGGGCACCCCTCCCCCTTCTTGTGCCAGAGGCCATTTAATACGTCACTCTAAAATCCAAAAACAATGCAATTGCACAAAGTAAAAAGGGAATTCCGGCGATTTTTCCACATAGATCTCAGGCCTATCGGCATCAGAATTGCCAGGTCTCGAGACAAAAACAAGTAATGGGGTCCCTAAAAACAAGCCCAAACCAAACATCTTTTCTCAACAGAACCCTCGAAACGGTAATAAAATAATACTGTATCAATAATGTGTGAAGATTCTTGTATCATTCTGACAAGTAGTCAGGGTCCTATTTGCCCtctcgggacttattttctgataatgacATGCAGACGATATGTTATACCTTACTTCTCACTTACTGTCAATGTGTTGATTTGACTTTCAGTGTAAATTGGAATTGCACCTGTTTTGCCCAGTGGTCTGTAACCTATGattgtgctgttgtgtgtgtgtgatggactcTTTGGAGAGGGGCATTTAAGGACAATACTAGCCACTAAGCCAGCTACACCTCCGCTGGGAAAACAACAGACAATAAAGTCCACTCATCCAGATCAACCACTCTCTCTGCATTGTTCTTTAGTGTCTGttcattctcctctcctcctctctctagtGTCTGTTCATTCTCCTTTCCCCCTTATTTAATGTCTGTTCATTCTCTAGTCCTCTCTAGTGTGTTCATTCTCCACTACTCTCTTTAGTGTCTgtttattctcctctcctccgctttCTCTAGTGTCTGttcattctcctctcctccattctctCTAGTGTCTgtttattctcctctcctcctctctttagTGTCTGTTtattctcctccactctctctagtGTCTGttcattctcctctcctcctctctttagTGTCTGTTcattctcctccactctctctagtGTCTGttcattctcctctcctcctctcctctttagtgTCTGttcattctcctctcctctctctagtGTCTGTtcattctcctcttctcctctgctctctctctagtgtctgttcattctcctcttctcctccactctctctctagtgTCTGTTCATTctcttccacccccccccccctcatgtcTTAAGGTTATAACTCTAATCTTCATACCAATAAAGGCTATTGGAATAACGTCAAActttcaactagctgactgcttctctctctctcatacacaaaaacaattacagacacacacacacgcagacacagacacacacacactaacgctGCAGTTCCTACTCAGGAGCTAGCTAGGTAAATGTCAGTGAATGCCATGTGTGCTGATACAGGCTAAATCTATCCTCCTCATTCTGCCTctatacaggtacacacacacagttcacaaaatgacaaactgtacacacacacacacacatgtattacTGCGTCTGTATCTCAGGGTTTGTGTGcgtgagaaagaggagggaggtgtattactgtgtctgtctgagtctCTGGGttagagtacacacacatgcatacaatacacacgcacacacatgcacggacacacacagacaccacactacacacacacacaagacactcaCATCATACACTACGCACGTACACGCACatgtacggacacacacacacacagacactcacacacacactacgcacgcacatgcctggaaacacacacagacacactttgtTGCCTCACCAGAAAAGCAGCTTTAGTGCTTACCAGAAAGAAATAAGGGTaaactgtgtttttgtttattctcATAAAGTAGatacgtaagtgtgtgtgtgtgtgtgcttttggagGAATCCCATCacattgacctttgacccctggGGAGTCTGTAACTAGTGTTCATATTCCTCTCATGTTGATCATGTAGGACAGCCCTCATGGCTTTGGAATACAATGGATTTAAGGATTGGACACGAGTAGGCAAAGTGAGCAATGCAAAGAGGCAGCAAAATACATGCAAAGCCCTCAGTTCGGATGACAAAGTATTTAGGCttcagtgcttgtgtgtgtgtgtgtgtgtgtgtgtgtgtgtgtgtgtgtgtgtgagagagagagagagagagagagagaaagcatgagCCCGCCTTTGTTGTGGTCATCTTATTGTAAGTTTGGAAACTTTAATGTACTACTCTAAAAACAAAATGAGAAGTGTATTAAATGACACAGACAGGTAGGGAGGAAGGCAGACATGGAAACTGATCTAATCAGGAGACTGATTTAGGATTGTTTATGGAGTCACTTGTCTCAGACTGTTGTCCATTTTCTCCACCTCATCACAGATAATTAGTCATCATCTCATATCTGGAGTGggttccctcacacacacacacacacactttacatccCATCATTACACATCTGGAGTGGGCTCATGTTGCTCTCAGTCACAGGCAGACATCTGTCTCCACGGCGACCATTCAGCTCCTGTCAGATGGCAGCATGTGCTGATTCCTCACTTATGTTGCTGCGGAAACGACAGCCACTGTCAATTTAGAGCCCTCTCATGATCACATAACAATACACACTTATCTCACAGCACACAGCAGGAGACAcatgtatgacacacacacacacacacacacattcgtctCATATCACAGCTGGAGACACGtgtatgagacacacacacacaaaataaaaggCAGTCAGAAAAAAGAATGTGGAAGAAACAGAGACAAATAGGGcagggggagaaggaggaaTGTGGCCGTTTGCATTATTCATGAGTTTGTGTTCTCTCTAATGTAATAAAGGctcatgaatattaatgcaGGATACCTGGGAGCATCAGACTGTGTGTTTGAAGCAGGTGTGACAAAGGTGTGGTGTGAAAGCATTCTCCCTCAAGACACACAGCGTGTGAAATAcaaagcactgtgtgtgtgcatatgtttctgtgaggatgtgtgtgagtgtgtgtgtgtgtgtgtgagaggaggtcAAGAGGCAATGTACTGGGAGACTAAGATTttgacctgtttgtgtgtgtgtgtgtgtgtgtgtgtgtgtgtgtgtgtgtgtgtgtgtgtgtgtgtgtgtgtgtacacagcaaGACAGTTGAGCCTCCTTTGACTCATCTAATAGTGTGGCCTTCACATCTTCGCAGCTCTGTTCGCCTCTCTAATGACATACTTAAATGGCAGTGTTTGCTGTCATTAAACGCCATTAAACTTTTTTCGCTCAGAGTTCAACATTGCTGCCTGTTAAAATGTCATTTCCTTATATCAGGGTATTTGGCGCCACCACATGGCAGCCTATATTATTGCTTTCATCACAATGGCCAACTGCAAGCAGAGACTTTCTGAGGAGACaccactcaaaaaatcctccatagtaatgggTTATAGTTTataatgccaatatggcagttgtctacacatatcagcCCCTTCCGAGGCAAAAAGTCGacgtgtgaatacattgtgccaatcatgtgtgaTCTCCCtgctggagcgaggttggtgtcgtgaagccttttGCACGCGCAGTTCTGCCCAAAAAAATGCCAGATAAGCGcctaaaatgtgttgcaatatggccaccgagtgtatggacttgcctaaaaggactttgccgcAAGCAAAAGAATGTCActaagagggtgagagaggggtaATTATAAAAGAGGGCTGTGAGCTAgaattgtgtttgtgtcatgttatttaataaacttttatgtatttatttatttataaaataCATAGACTCTGGTTTCTGGTGTCTTTTGGGATGTGACAGGTGTTGTTGTGACCTCTACATCTCCCTGTCAAATTAAGAGTGCTTATCCTCCCATCAAGCTTGTGCTCACACGACACCTGGTCTCTCATTGGCAGCTCACACAACACCTGGTCTCTCATTGGCAGGTGTTATATGGTAACTGGCtatcatgttaactggctggacgGCTGactttgcctctggagttaTCGTAACTGCCCCCTTCTGTTGCAGACGTGGGCTTTTAGAAAACATATGATTTAGGTGGTTGGATGACTTGTCCCTTAACAGTGTAGGCTATCAGGCATCTACATGTACAGGCtaggcttttagaaaatatatggatTAGGTGGTTTCTTAATGGTGGAGGCCAAAATGTATGATTTTGTGGTGTTTGGTGTGTTTGACCACGAAGCAATACCTGACAAATTAAGTtagttttgcctttatttgacTGAATCCGcccagaaagaaagacagagtgctTGTAGCATATAGCCATAAAGGAGAACGATGTCCAACTTGAAATGCAATATAACACATGTGGAATAATCatttatgtatgtacagtatgtacgtaGCCTACTTGACGCCTCAACAGTAATATGCATCTGTAATTTGAGAGGTTAAATTTCAGTGTGTTACCCAGCTTTTTAATATGCTTTTTAAAGCTAGGGTTGGATCAAggataatttaaccatatacaATAACCTATTATAGGCTAACCTATTTAAACTTACATGTCATTTTACTTTGAATTGGGCTGAAATTTCTCTAAAGTCGGCCTTTCTAGGCTTTGTACATATGAATAAACAGTGTTGATCAACATAAGCATACCAATCACAAGGTGTTTGACATAAACGTAGGCACATAAAATCCACGTTGCTTCCGTGTTCTGAGTGTGGTTATGTCCCAATCAAAACCTGTCAGTGTGACTACCAATGGAAGTCATAAGCTTACATAGAATTTTGAAGTAGGGATAGGCAAAGCGAGGCTTAGAGAAACACTGAAACGTTTGAAGCTTCGAAACAATTccgacacctcagagctgttAAGGTGAAACAAAGCTGTCAAATGCTTTGTATCGGAGATGTAGTCTTTAAAGTCCATAGATATATACTGTCTATATTTTACAATAGTTCTATGCCTGATATTTTTAATGTGTCACAACTTCCATGAGCTGCCTCTTTATAATGCATAGCCATGGGGTACCTGGGATCAGCTGTTCTAATAGCGTATTTATGTTCTGCCAACCTTGTCTCCAGTTTTCGTTTCGTTCTTCCTATATCGAAGCAACCACATGGACATTCAAACCTGTAAACAACATAAGTAGTATTGCAGTTAATAAAACATTGTATCTTATACTCTTGACCTGTTGTTATGTCTATAAAATAAtttgtctttgtcatatttccaCAATGGTTACAGTTTCCACATTGGTGGTTACCTCTTGTAGTATCTAGCATGTTTTAGTCTGTACTGGAGGAAGGTGGCTCTTAGTTTGTCACTCAGAGTTGTGGCTCTTTTGAAGCTGATAGTAGGAGCACCAGGAAGTGCTTTCCTGAGAGAGACATCACTAGTTAGTACAGTATATCTCAATTCTTTTAGTATATCCCAATTctatttaattatttgtttaattttgtATGCTTCGCTACTGTATTGGGTCACAAAGTACACTTGATTTGAGCCCTGTGTTCTGTTTTTAACTAGTAGTTGTTGTCTAGTGAGATTGTTAGCTTTATTGTAAGCTGAAGCTATTGTTTTACAATTATATTCTCTTTTTCTAAACCTGCAGGCCATGTCTTTTGCATTCATTTCAGTCTTTTTTAGAATCACAGATACGCCTTTGGAATTGACCAAAAGGAATATTTTCAATTAACCATGATGGATGGAAACCATCTGCCTAAGTATCGTGTTACAGTCTGTAGGTTTCCTGAAAATAGATGTATGTAGATTTCCATTACCATCTTTAGAGATTTCAAGATCCAGAAAATTCAATATGGGTTGAAAATTCAATATGCTTGAACGCTTAACTTCAAGTTGGAATTAGTATTATTTAGATAACAATGGAACGATAAAAGTTCAAGCTCTGATCCAGACCATATGAGAAAAATGTCGTCTATATATCTGCCCCACCATACAATCTTTTCAACATATGCATTCAGGCTGGAGTAGAGAAAAGTCTCTTCCCAAAAACCCATAAATAAGTTAGAATAGTTTGGTGCAAAGCAGGCACCCATTGCCGTACCTTGATTTGTTTGTAAAACTGGTTctgaaaaagaaacacattgttATGAAGAGTCCATTCTGCAAGTTGTAGAATAAATGCAACAGGGGGCATCTGTTCAAACGGTCTGTTCTCAACATCCATTGTCACttgaatacatttatttttctctcctttttatgTTTGCACCCTCTCTATATACGATATGTTCTGTGCCCTGGCAGGcagatctctctctcaaatAGTTGGTCACAACAACATTTGTGGTTTGGCTACATGCGGCGGCTTAGCAGGCGGCACCTATCTGCACCACATACTATGCAGTTTCTATAGTCTTGGTCACGCAGTTTGTTGCAGATATTTTCTTCACACATTTTGCACAAACATGATTATGTTTGATCAACACTTAATAATacatttacaacacacatttcttatttaaaatatCATTGTTTTCCAAACATGATTATATGTATGATTATACtcaaaacattttcatttgtaTAGCATGAATACTTTCATAGCAAGAATACATTTTATATTCAAGCAGggtttatatttttcatagcaTGACTCCATTTTGCTTAAGCGAGGTTATATTTCAATCACACTTTAGTCAGCTCAATTTTGCTATTACTGGTCTACGTGGATTTCAAAAGGCATATGCTTTGTCTTCTCTTTATTACTTTGAATATGTATTGTATTTTTATTCTAGCAAAGTATggtatacaaaaacacacatttcaatCTTGTTCCAAGGCCTCGTGGCAGCATTGTTAGGTCCATTTCTGTGCAAATTTACTTAAAAAGAAACAGACTCATCAAACACAGCTAATGAGTATTACAACAATATTACAGCATGAGTTAtgatacttatatacttatgctACTTACAGTTGTCACTTGTGATTCTCCTCTTGCAATTGAAACAAAGCATCAATGCAACACAGCAACCCAGAGCCACAACCAAACCAAGCAGCACAGTATTTAGGGGTTCAGCTGTAATGAACCAGAGCAACGATGTCGTATTTAAAACAGTATTATTAGCAGTACTGAAGCAATGAAACCTGTTCTCTCATTGTGATGAACACTGTTTCAGATGTTATGCTGATATGTAAAGGTTATGTAAGATATTATATTGGCTTTTTAAACAATTCATAAAAAGTCAAAGTAAAGTCAGTCGGTAATACCAAAAGCACAGCAATCCTACTAAGTCCAGATAATGCCTTCACTTTATAAAAACCGAATCAGCAACTTCACGCCTAAATAACTGTTTACCTCACAATTATGTGTATGGTAAAATGAACAATAACTTACTGATAGCAAGTGCTGTTCCATTGCCAAACAGTATGTGTCCATTTGTGGCTATGCCGCAGTAGTAGGTTCCAGCATCAGAGATGTTGACGTCCTTCTTTGGGAGACTGTAGACACAGCGACCCTCACACGGCCCGGTCCAGTTCTTGTTGGTGTAAATGACCTCTGGATGGGAACCTCCTGAGGCGGGTCTAAACCAGAACACTCTGAGATCTTCTTCTTCAGTTCTGCTCTCAGCCAGCACCACACACTCCAGCGTCTCTGAATCTCCCGGGTAAACTGGGTCTGGTAGTGCGGCCTGGACCACTTCTGTAATGGTGGACCTCAGCTGatctttttgtgaaaaaagaatttcacagatacacaaacatcaATTATAGTATGTATTTAGGAAGCCCTCGATGTGATTTCAATCTCATGACAATATTCTATTGGTAGGGGGTACCcaagtgaaaaacaaaacttTGTATAAAATAACTGAATCTGATTATGGGCTTGGATTACTGCTGTAACAGTGTTTTAATTGATTTTCGCCTTGATTtcacacagtacagtatgtcAAAGATTGAATACACTTAAAACATATCTTCACTTTTTTGGACTTAATTGCTATGAAAATTTCATGGTAATGAGTTTAATATACCACTGGTTAAAAATCAACAAAAATCAATTTGAAAAAACTGATCTTACCTTTTACAATCAAATATGTTGCTTTTCCATGTATGCGTCTCCATACATCTTTAGTATAGGAACCTTCATGAGATGACAGAATATTTACTATAGATAGGTAGGATGATGTCAATTCTGGTCTGACATGCATGTTGAAATGCTCATTACTGAATCCATCTAAAAAGACATTAAAGTTGAATCCATAAATTATTCCAATTGATTGTGCAGGTTGTCCAATATTTTGCTTAAACCAAGTAATAGTCTTGTCTCTGTCGTATTCTGAGAGAACCCATTCCAAAGTCACATTAGTCCCAATCATGGCCTCTAGAATAGGCTgagaaacacctgtagtttgtaCTGGAACTGCAAAACAGAGTAGTTATTGCTTAAATTATTGTAACGTTTTCCGGTTTCAGGACACAGAGCTTCGTTCAATGCAAGCTTTATTCGAGATTGagggcagggacacagacacagaacacaatacacacggagcaggtcaagtacacacacacgctacacaccccacacaaagaggatcacacacgagggagaactaaaagggaaacatgttacaataaagacgctaacattacactcaaaactaaggagaaatacagacataaacccaaatgttcgctcccgcatcccagcatgccctgcgtgggagaacgctaacaaTGTCTGGTGCTGCAACGTTAcacagctcccccaacaagccattgccgtcCTCGGCAATGACCACGAGGTAGCCTCATGTTAACGTCGGCGCGCGTCGCCCGCCACTCAGTCCAGTGCGACAGTACCGCCAACTCACGTGGGGTGCACGCCACACGAGCTCACTCAACGGGGAGCCACGCTGCTAGCAATCCAGTGCGGGCGTGCTAGCAGCCACGTGGCCGACCCGctcgtcaccagctccctctcagcagccgccctcaggctgcactttccgcggcactcctcctctcctggcagGGCCCTAGGTGGCCTTTCCAACCGTCGACACTGTACCAAGCACCGGGGTTCGAGGGGGGTCAGATGAAGCTGCACCAACGCCGCTCCGCTCCGTCgattcaccgaccaggacaAACAGCCACCGACTCCGCAGCAACCGGACCAAGCTGAGCTCTCCCGCTGCAGCTACCGTCTTCGGCGTCCCTCCTCGTGTTGCCTCCTCGCAGAGCTGTCCTGCTCTGCTCCCGGCCCGTTCCACTCCCTCGCGGCCTCAGCGAAGGCACGACCCCCGAGATGGCCATGCTATCGAATTCCACACAAcaaacttcttttttttttttttttttttttaaagacgccggccaacaggccaactagaacaggcgcccacacagcacacacacccaaaagtcacagcccacacaacaagTCACACACTTGAGGGCCCCCACCCTCTTTCCCACCCAAAAGTCAACGCACTCCTCCCGGTTCCAATACGGCGTGAACCAGACGCGTCCGCCCAGGCTTCCACTCCGCTCCTCTAGCTCTCCGGCGACAAAAGGGCCCCGTCTCGGGCAGACCAGTAGCCGGGCCGTCGAAGAGGGTCGGAGGTGAGCTGCCAACTCACGCACGTGTTCCCCCGGCGGGGGCAGCCGCTCCGGGCCCTCTCCGACTGGCGTTGCTGGCTGCGCGGTTCCCGCACTGCTGCCGTCCTCCCTGTCGCTAAGTTCTCCGCCCTCGTCCGTCACCGGCTCGAACTCCTCCAGGTGGCACAGCTCCAGCAGTCGCCCGGGGTCTCCTGAGCTGAGCGGAGCCAAGCTTTAATCACCGcgcctcatctcctctccctcctccggcGAGCCTTGGTGCGCCGTTTTGGAGCCCTTACAAGGGCTGGTTGCGGTGGGAGCTCAGACAGCCCCCGCCCCGGGGTCAGGTAGCCTGCCCCCAGGATAACTCCCGGGACGAGGGCAACTCCGCCACACGGTCCCATAACAGAGGCCTCCATTGCTTTCACTTCTGACGCCACTGTAACGTTTTCAGGTTTCAGAACACAGAGCTTCGTTCAATGCAAGCTTTATTCAAGATTAAgggcagagacacagacacagaacacaatacacacggagcaggtcaagtacacacacacgctacacatacaggggtggacgcagccccccacacaaagaggatcacacacgagggagaactaaaagggaaacatgttacaacaAAGACACTAACtttacactcaaaactaaggagaaatacagacataaaccccaaatgttcgctcctgcatcccagcatgccctgcgtgggagaacgctacGCAATGTCTTGTGTGCCGACGTTACACTATGTTGGTACAACGTTTCATACAAATATAACAAAACATGGCATTATTGCAGAACTGAGTTTTTCCACTTACCTATGAAAGTCCAAAAGGACACAGAAACACTGAGAATTACCATTTTCAC comes from Alosa sapidissima isolate fAloSap1 chromosome 7, fAloSap1.pri, whole genome shotgun sequence and encodes:
- the LOC121713997 gene encoding uncharacterized protein LOC121713997 encodes the protein MHVRPELTSSYLSIVNILSSHEGSYTKDVWRRIHGKATYLIVKDQLRSTITEVVQAALPDPVYPGDSETLECVVLAESRTEEEDLRVFWFRPASGGSHPEVIYTNKNWTGPCEGRCVYSLPKKDVNISDAGTYYCGIATNGHILFGNGTALAITEPLNTVLLGLVVALGCCVALMLCFNCKRRITSDNLNLHRNGPNNAATRPWNKIEMCVFVYHTLLE